CGGATCAGGGACGCCGAGGGACGCCTCGCGGAGATCGGAGAGAGGATCAAGGAGAAGGGGATCGGCGTCAGGGCCCTGGTCAGGACAGGAGAGGCGGCCGACGAGATCTGTGCGGCCGCGGAGGAGACGGGCGCCACCCTTGTGCTGCTGCCGCGCCTGGGGAAGACCGACTATATCACCAATATCCCGATCGGAAGCACGGCCGCGGACGTCGCGAAAAGGGCGCGGGTGCCGGTCTGCGTCATCGTCCCGGCCCTGGACCTCGACATCGCGGTCAGGGAGATCGACGCCCGCGAGTTCCCCCTCGTCGATGAGGTCTGGACGCACTACCACAGACAGACGGCCGACCCCGCGACCGACCGGATCTTCGGTCTCCATGTCGAGGGCACCCTGGCGTCTGTGGCAAGGTGCCGGCGCCACCCGAACGGCCTCGAGGTCGACGGTGTCTTCACCCCGCCGGAGTTCAGGGGGCGGGGGTATGCGAAGAGGGTAGTCGAGGCGCTCGTCTCTGCCTGCGGCGGGGAAGACCTGTACATGCACTCGACCCTCGACCTCGTCGGTTTCTACGGCACTTTCGGTTTTGTCTCCATCCCTGAGTCAGGCCTCCCGTCCTCGATCAGGGCGCGGTTCTCCTTTGCCATCGGAGACCTCAAGGGGGCGAACGTGCAGCCGATGATGCGCCCGGCCACAGACAGGCCGTCGTACTAGACGGTCCGCCCTGCCGGAGAAAAGAACAACCATTATTTCCCGGCCTCCCGCATCGATAGGAGTGAAAAAAACATTTTCTCTTTCTCCCGGCATGAAGGTCGGGCTGCTCCTCCTCGCCGCCGCCTTCATCGCCCTCTTCGTCTTCGGTGCGGCATCGTTCCTCCCTCAGGACGACAGGAAAGAGATCGCCGTCATGACGACGGCCGACCTCCACGGCCATATCTTTCCCTATGGAAACGAGACGGGCGTGACCGTCGGCGGCATCGAACGGATCGCTGGCGCAAAAGATACGATCGCGAGAGATGTCGACGGGTGGGTCCTGCTCTCGGCCGGAGACGACCTGACCGGTCCCCTGTATGCCGCCTATGGCGGTGAACCCGAACTGCGGTCCATGAGCCTTGCCGGATATACCGCGGCCTGCCCGGGCAACCATGAGTTCGACTTCGGGGCGGCGCACTATCTGAATGCCACCCGCTATGCCGGGTTCCCTCTCCTCTCGG
This sequence is a window from Methanofollis sp.. Protein-coding genes within it:
- a CDS encoding GNAT family N-acetyltransferase; its protein translation is DARATAARLPEIPTAQDVILVHVLDQAGAPRIPFLSGHAPSAREAETALAQERNALIGWGLDATDRLVEAVDGDIAGAILALAREERPSLIVVGARGRNIISDFFLGSVSAGVLRRAQTHVLIVRPAGAGRDALFSRVLCPVDFSKPSLQVVSLLPRLKVPEAVLLHVITSAESEEEMDTRIRDAEGRLAEIGERIKEKGIGVRALVRTGEAADEICAAAEETGATLVLLPRLGKTDYITNIPIGSTAADVAKRARVPVCVIVPALDLDIAVREIDAREFPLVDEVWTHYHRQTADPATDRIFGLHVEGTLASVARCRRHPNGLEVDGVFTPPEFRGRGYAKRVVEALVSACGGEDLYMHSTLDLVGFYGTFGFVSIPESGLPSSIRARFSFAIGDLKGANVQPMMRPATDRPSY